Proteins encoded by one window of Lycium barbarum isolate Lr01 chromosome 11, ASM1917538v2, whole genome shotgun sequence:
- the LOC132617371 gene encoding protein DOWNY MILDEW RESISTANCE 6-like, whose product MNPISSNSQVMALIASPTPPYTTSNSDNSPSSSDNITVEVDYRKGVKYLVDNSKDMKMLPPEFVLPLPESERPSLAIHGSIPVIDLTGLYGPVEQRPSTIHAISSACAEWGFFRVTNHGIKISIMDEMLKVIEEFFNRPLEEKMRYASENVMDPVRYGTSLNTSRKHALHWRDFLRHYGGPIPHSYNLWPDNPSTYRHVAKDYLKEVWQLAVKIFGAISEGLGLDSNYIERALGDQGTRIIAANYYPPCPEPNKTLGLAAHSDHGGLTILMDNGIHGLQIKHNQTWFAVPHVPGTFVVNLGDYLEILSNGRYKSVEHRAVVNAEKTRISVAVGHGPEMTAIVQPAGPLLKEKSESKYRPIVYKDYIKAQQSTIKRGKSALHEIMTSTDNKIYD is encoded by the exons ATGAACCCCATCTCTTCCAACAGCCAAGTAATGGCTCTAATTGCTTCTCCTACTCCGCCATACACCACCAGCAATAGTGACAATTCACCGTCTAGCAGCGATAATATTACTGTAGAAGTTGATTACAGAAAAGGTGTGAAGTATCTAGTTGATAATTCAAAGGACATGAAAATGCTGCCTCCCGAGTTTGTTTTGCCACTGCCAGAATCTGAAAGGCCATCGTTGGCAATCCATGGTTCAATTCCTGTTATAGATTTGACTGGCCTTTATGGACCTGTTGAGCAAAGACCGTCCACTATACATGCCATTAGTTCTGCTTGTGCTGAATGGGGATTCTTTAGG GTGACTAATCATGGTATAAAGATCTCTATCATGGATGAGATGCTTAAAGTCATAGAAGAATTTTTCAACCGGCCATTGGAAGAGAAAATGAGATATGCTTCAGAAAATGTGATGGATCCAGTAAGATATGGAACAAGTTTGAACACTAGCAGAAAGCATGCCCTTCATTGGAGGGACTTTCTGAGGCACTATGGCGGTCCAATTCCTCACAGCTATAACCTTTGGCCAGATAATCCCTCGACCTACAG GCACGTCGCAAAGGATTACTTAAAGGAAGTTTGGCAACTTGCTGTAAAAATATTTGGTGCAATATCAGAAGGATTAGGCCTCGATTCAAATTACATAGAGAGGGCACTTGGAGATCAAGGGACTCGTATTATAGCTGCAAATTATTATCCACCATGTCCTGAGCCAAACAAGACATTGGGACTTGCTGCACATTCAGATCATGGTGGTCTTACTATTTTGATGGACAATGGAATTCATGGCTTGCAAATTAAGCACAATCAAACATGGTTTGCTGTTCCTCATGTCCCGGGCACTTTCGTCGTCAACCTAGGAGATTATTTGGAG ATATTGAGTAATGGCAGGTACAAGAGCGTAGAGCATCGCGCAGTAGTCAATGCGGAAAAGACGAGGATCTCTGTAGCTGTAGGCCATGGCCCAGAAATGACAGCTATAGTTCAGCCTGCAGGCCCACTTCTCAAAGAGAAGAGTGAAAGCAAGTATCGGCCCATTGTGTACAAGGACTATATTAAAGCCCAACAAAGCACTATTAAGAGAGGAAAAAGTGCCTTGCATGAGATAATGACTTCCACAGACAACAAAATATACGATTAA